One part of the Natronorubrum sediminis genome encodes these proteins:
- a CDS encoding nucleoside triphosphate pyrophosphohydrolase family protein — protein sequence MTVEFRANEDGPGIVAVDSVEGRQFSLSTDEPVSLTPASRPSFNEPVDAVTSCHIQKITLPYVVPVFVRNTDETLLVECDNFTHETLPAGEYEIEIAAAIKFFLRVSGPVTVQSLSDSMHISFDETTHVELAAQSYSEGPAATVTTTTDPEDVMAAVSTFGSSLETTSPERSFPSQRGHPPQLEVGSTLMIPDSIDVPETGLEIEVPPELPAIYAVASLSHYLGARVVPGPEPRLLANGTEIVSLADSSEIRGERTGVGTSETNAERTPLEQAVTDVLQHVFVLDCVVRTEGQYPIDLAERRQLEERVDLPLETLYAAPIAERVTTYVDVPFDVTKDLVPTWQLSTHVSPDPESIEILSYAANTLSLISVEQQHQHVDTASEPPGYGALTRSVSREAEPVEPAVEPSYIRISSSDTLEQAWFGEGRSVNANDLSIESVRNRFTSEPADGPIEIGVVCNEAQMAPEVSEAALYGDRKDLPFDVSSYRNLSCRELADVLQRDLDFLHYVGHV from the coding sequence ATGACCGTTGAGTTCCGCGCGAACGAGGACGGGCCCGGAATCGTCGCCGTCGATAGCGTCGAAGGCCGCCAGTTCTCGCTCTCGACCGACGAACCCGTGTCACTCACGCCGGCTAGTCGTCCCTCGTTCAACGAGCCAGTCGATGCGGTCACGAGCTGTCACATTCAAAAAATCACGTTACCGTACGTCGTTCCGGTCTTCGTTCGTAACACGGACGAGACGCTGCTTGTCGAGTGCGATAATTTCACACACGAAACGCTTCCAGCAGGTGAGTACGAAATCGAGATTGCCGCGGCGATCAAGTTCTTCCTGCGAGTGTCGGGACCCGTGACCGTCCAGTCGCTAAGCGACAGTATGCACATCTCGTTCGACGAGACGACTCACGTGGAACTGGCCGCGCAGTCGTACTCCGAAGGACCGGCCGCCACGGTTACCACGACGACAGACCCGGAAGACGTGATGGCGGCAGTGTCGACGTTCGGTTCCTCACTCGAGACGACCAGTCCGGAACGGTCGTTTCCATCACAACGAGGCCATCCACCCCAACTCGAGGTCGGTTCGACGCTGATGATCCCCGATTCGATCGACGTTCCAGAGACGGGACTCGAGATCGAAGTTCCACCGGAGCTCCCGGCCATCTATGCGGTCGCTTCGCTCTCGCACTATCTCGGCGCTCGAGTGGTTCCAGGCCCAGAACCTCGCCTGCTGGCAAACGGAACGGAGATCGTTTCACTCGCCGACTCGAGTGAGATCCGGGGAGAGCGTACCGGCGTCGGCACGTCGGAGACGAACGCTGAGCGCACACCACTCGAGCAAGCGGTTACTGACGTGTTACAACACGTATTCGTGCTAGACTGTGTCGTTCGGACGGAGGGTCAGTACCCGATCGACCTCGCCGAACGAAGGCAACTCGAGGAGCGCGTCGACTTACCGTTGGAGACGCTCTATGCGGCACCGATTGCCGAGCGGGTGACGACGTACGTGGACGTCCCATTCGACGTAACGAAAGACCTCGTCCCAACGTGGCAACTCTCGACGCACGTCTCGCCGGATCCCGAATCGATCGAGATTCTCTCCTACGCGGCGAACACGCTGTCACTGATCAGCGTCGAGCAACAGCACCAACACGTCGATACGGCATCCGAACCGCCCGGCTACGGCGCGCTCACCAGGAGCGTCTCCCGTGAAGCCGAACCCGTAGAACCAGCCGTCGAGCCGTCTTACATTCGGATTTCGTCGTCCGACACGCTCGAACAGGCCTGGTTTGGCGAGGGTCGCTCGGTCAACGCGAACGACCTCTCTATCGAGAGCGTTCGAAATCGATTCACGTCAGAACCCGCCGACGGACCGATCGAAATCGGTGTCGTCTGCAACGAGGCGCAGATGGCCCCCGAGGTGAGCGAAGCGGCACTCTACGGTGATCGAAAGGATCTCCCCTTCGACGTCTCGTCGTACCGAAACCTCTCGTGTCGCGAACTCGCAGACGTCTTGCAACGTGATCTCGACTTCCTCCACTACGTCGGTCACGTGTGA
- a CDS encoding DUF7503 family protein, giving the protein MSERNPCTDYLANNPRLIGALFTICLLISQAGTAAAANGGTIS; this is encoded by the coding sequence ATGTCCGAGAGAAACCCATGCACGGATTACCTGGCGAACAACCCACGATTAATCGGCGCGCTGTTTACGATTTGCCTGCTCATTTCCCAGGCCGGAACCGCAGCTGCAGCGAACGGTGGAACGATCTCGTAA
- a CDS encoding universal stress protein: MNATDEFDDILVPTDGSEAAYNGAQQAIKLAQRNAATVHVLYAIDMGDADFVAVPSDIKETRTRIEKKGQTFVAEIEALADDAGVETVTTVTPNTPLQAIREYVDEHGIDLVVMGKRGRSDPDKPLIGSVTNRAIGELDVPVFTA; encoded by the coding sequence ATGAACGCGACCGACGAATTCGACGATATCCTCGTCCCGACTGACGGGAGCGAGGCGGCCTACAACGGTGCCCAGCAGGCGATCAAATTGGCCCAACGAAACGCTGCGACTGTACACGTCCTGTACGCGATCGACATGGGCGACGCCGACTTCGTCGCTGTTCCGAGCGATATCAAAGAAACACGAACACGAATCGAAAAGAAAGGACAGACGTTCGTAGCGGAGATCGAGGCACTCGCGGACGATGCCGGGGTCGAGACCGTAACGACGGTCACGCCGAATACGCCCCTCCAGGCTATCCGGGAGTACGTCGACGAGCACGGCATCGACCTCGTCGTCATGGGCAAACGCGGCCGATCTGACCCGGACAAACCCCTCATCGGTTCGGTCACGAATCGAGCGATCGGCGAACTCGACGTTCCCGTATTCACCGCGTGA
- a CDS encoding RAD55 family ATPase, giving the protein MNESQLTGLDVLDRQFNGGVPNGSIVSLLTDPMTEGEVLLRKLTVAETVLYITTVRTPETVREWLTDAEALSTRPYSRPSASDSNTHQPESVSVTITFADFETPLSAVEQKIAALSAPTTIILDSINRLEDESEQEYLQFLTRLQSIVHDAGHVLYVHVLNDGQLEPTEITNREHTLNVSDSVWTLSSERTDSAIEHYLSIEKNRFGPVLSEPLELNFDDGVSVDTSRSITLS; this is encoded by the coding sequence ATGAACGAATCCCAGCTCACCGGTCTCGACGTTTTGGACCGACAGTTCAACGGAGGTGTACCAAACGGGTCTATCGTAAGTCTGTTGACAGACCCAATGACCGAAGGAGAGGTCCTGTTACGGAAACTGACTGTTGCCGAAACCGTCCTGTATATCACGACGGTTCGTACGCCCGAGACGGTTCGTGAGTGGTTAACCGACGCCGAAGCACTATCAACGCGCCCTTACTCGAGGCCGTCCGCCTCGGATTCCAATACTCACCAACCCGAGAGCGTCTCGGTGACGATCACGTTCGCAGACTTTGAGACGCCGCTTTCAGCTGTTGAGCAGAAGATTGCTGCACTGTCCGCTCCGACGACGATTATCCTCGACTCGATCAACCGTCTCGAAGACGAGTCCGAACAGGAGTATCTACAGTTTCTCACGCGACTGCAATCGATCGTCCACGACGCGGGTCACGTTCTCTACGTCCACGTACTCAACGACGGGCAACTGGAACCGACGGAAATCACGAATCGAGAACACACGCTCAACGTTTCTGACTCGGTCTGGACACTCTCGAGTGAGCGAACCGATTCTGCTATCGAGCACTATCTATCGATCGAGAAGAATCGATTTGGACCCGTCCTCTCTGAACCCCTCGAGTTGAACTTCGACGACGGCGTCAGCGTCGATACCTCGCGGTCGATCACGCTGTCCTGA
- the mutS gene encoding DNA mismatch repair protein MutS: protein MDPALGPPEKMAEKRDELTPMMRQYHDLCTRYDDALVLFQVGDFYEAFCGAAERTARLLEIALTSREDSTGEYPMAGIPIDNAESYIETLLEAGYRVAVADQVEEPGESPGVVERAVTRVITPGTLTEDELLASDDNNFVAALAGDPHSSGQTEDEIALALLDVSTGDFLATSSSANETIADEVSRFDPSEAIVGPNAPTDLLPETCMVTPFDPNTFEREQAEDSLSRYVRNPDALLASAVEISACGALLAYAEYVRGGTHEGERGADERSGGDDGDGTNRAESADTSSEETRLEYITHLTRYDPREYLLLDAVALESLELFEPRAVQGREDATLVDVLDETACALGGRRLRDWIRRPLLEPRRIDARLDAVSELQSDVQTRESLHDDLRAVYDLERLIGRISRERANARDLRSLRDTLAVVPDVRERLADADCERLLDLHERLDPLADVRELIDDGIVSDPPIEITDGGIIADGYDEHLDELRSTARDGKQWIDDLEDCERERTGIDSLKVGYNSVHGYYIEVTNPNLESVPENYERRQTLKNSERFVTSELKEREDQIVGAQERADEHEYELFCEIRRTTADEVERVQDLADALATLDALVSLADVAAQYDYCRPELLEHETGEEDAGLEIEIDGGRHPVVERTQESFVPNDARLTPEQRLAIITGPNMSGKSTYMRQVAQIVLLAQVGSFVPATAARLTPVDRIFTRVGASDDIAGGRSTFMVEMDELATILEEADERSLVLLDEVGRGTSTADGLAIAQAITEHLHDDVGATTLFATHHHPLTELADDLESAFSLHFEVERRDDDVVFHHDIAPGAATGSYGVAVATVAGVPNEVVERSRELVADTAERDSGVGLEGGEGDEHADPTAALASADGGERTVGSRPSLGGEADVDEVSTDVADELRALDLAHLTPVEALTELDRLKRLLEE, encoded by the coding sequence ATGGATCCGGCGCTTGGCCCACCCGAAAAGATGGCCGAGAAACGCGACGAGTTGACGCCGATGATGCGTCAGTACCACGATCTCTGCACCCGCTACGACGACGCGCTCGTGCTCTTTCAGGTCGGCGACTTCTACGAGGCATTTTGTGGGGCCGCCGAGCGAACCGCCCGCCTGCTCGAAATCGCCCTTACCAGCCGAGAGGACAGTACCGGCGAGTACCCGATGGCCGGCATTCCGATCGACAACGCCGAGTCGTACATCGAGACGTTACTCGAGGCCGGCTACCGGGTCGCCGTCGCCGATCAGGTCGAAGAGCCGGGCGAGTCACCGGGAGTCGTCGAACGGGCCGTAACGCGAGTCATCACGCCGGGAACGCTCACCGAGGACGAACTCCTCGCCAGCGACGACAACAATTTCGTCGCCGCCCTCGCCGGCGACCCACACTCGAGCGGACAGACCGAGGACGAAATCGCGCTCGCCCTGCTTGACGTCTCGACGGGCGACTTTCTCGCGACGAGTTCGAGCGCGAACGAGACCATCGCCGACGAAGTGAGTCGGTTCGATCCGTCGGAAGCCATCGTCGGGCCGAACGCACCGACGGATCTGCTTCCCGAGACGTGCATGGTGACGCCGTTCGACCCGAACACCTTCGAACGCGAGCAAGCGGAAGACAGCCTCTCGAGGTACGTCCGTAACCCCGACGCGCTCCTGGCGAGTGCGGTCGAAATCAGCGCCTGCGGCGCGTTGCTCGCGTACGCGGAGTACGTCCGTGGCGGCACGCACGAGGGCGAGCGCGGCGCAGACGAGCGAAGCGGCGGCGACGATGGCGACGGAACCAACCGGGCAGAGTCCGCCGACACCAGTTCCGAAGAAACCCGTCTCGAGTACATCACGCACCTCACGCGCTACGACCCGCGGGAGTACCTGCTGCTCGATGCCGTGGCGCTCGAGAGTCTGGAGTTGTTCGAGCCGCGGGCCGTGCAGGGTCGCGAAGACGCGACGCTCGTCGACGTGCTCGACGAGACGGCCTGTGCACTCGGCGGCCGGCGGCTTCGCGACTGGATCCGTCGCCCGCTGCTCGAGCCCCGACGGATCGACGCGCGACTCGACGCCGTCTCGGAGTTACAGTCGGACGTCCAGACGAGGGAATCGCTACACGACGACCTCCGGGCCGTCTACGATCTCGAGCGACTGATCGGACGCATCTCTCGCGAACGAGCGAACGCACGCGACCTGCGTTCGCTGCGCGATACGTTAGCCGTCGTCCCCGACGTTCGAGAGCGCCTGGCCGACGCCGACTGCGAGCGCCTGCTCGACCTTCACGAGCGTCTCGATCCGCTGGCCGACGTGCGCGAGTTGATCGACGACGGTATCGTCTCGGACCCGCCGATCGAGATCACGGACGGTGGAATTATCGCCGACGGGTACGACGAACACTTAGACGAGTTGCGCTCGACCGCCCGCGACGGCAAACAGTGGATCGACGACCTCGAGGACTGCGAGCGCGAACGGACGGGCATCGACTCGTTGAAAGTCGGCTACAACTCGGTTCATGGCTACTACATCGAGGTGACGAACCCAAACCTCGAGTCGGTGCCCGAGAACTACGAGCGTCGACAGACCCTCAAGAACTCGGAACGATTCGTCACCTCGGAACTCAAAGAACGAGAGGACCAGATCGTCGGCGCACAAGAGCGTGCCGACGAGCACGAGTACGAACTCTTCTGTGAGATCCGCCGGACGACCGCGGACGAAGTCGAACGAGTGCAGGACCTTGCGGACGCCCTCGCGACGCTCGACGCACTCGTCTCGCTGGCGGACGTCGCCGCACAGTACGATTACTGTCGCCCCGAACTGCTCGAGCACGAGACGGGTGAGGAAGACGCTGGCCTCGAGATCGAGATCGACGGCGGTCGTCATCCAGTCGTCGAGCGAACGCAGGAGTCGTTCGTGCCCAACGACGCTCGACTGACGCCCGAGCAGCGACTGGCCATCATCACGGGGCCGAATATGTCGGGTAAGTCGACGTACATGCGACAGGTCGCACAGATCGTCTTGCTCGCACAGGTCGGGAGCTTCGTTCCGGCGACCGCCGCGCGACTCACTCCCGTTGATCGGATTTTCACTCGAGTCGGTGCGAGCGACGACATCGCGGGCGGTCGCTCGACGTTCATGGTCGAGATGGACGAACTCGCGACGATCCTCGAGGAGGCCGACGAGCGCTCGCTGGTCTTACTCGACGAGGTCGGCCGCGGAACCTCGACGGCGGACGGACTCGCCATCGCCCAGGCGATCACCGAGCACCTCCACGACGACGTCGGTGCGACGACGCTCTTCGCGACTCACCACCACCCCCTGACGGAACTCGCCGACGACCTCGAGTCGGCGTTTTCGCTCCACTTCGAGGTCGAACGGCGCGACGACGACGTCGTCTTTCACCACGATATCGCGCCGGGTGCGGCGACCGGGTCCTACGGTGTCGCGGTCGCCACCGTTGCGGGGGTTCCCAACGAGGTCGTCGAACGCTCGAGGGAACTAGTTGCGGACACGGCCGAACGCGATAGCGGGGTTGGTCTCGAGGGTGGCGAAGGGGACGAGCACGCTGATCCAACTGCAGCGCTCGCGAGCGCCGACGGGGGTGAGCGAACCGTCGGGTCGCGACCCTCGTTAGGTGGCGAAGCGGACGTCGACGAAGTCTCGACCGACGTGGCCGACGAACTCCGAGCGCTCGACCTCGCACACCTCACGCCCGTCGAAGCGTTGACCGAACTCGATCGATTGAAACGGTTACTCGAGGAGTGA
- a CDS encoding DoxX family membrane protein — protein sequence MRVRSESTARQNRSSDESADSSSTAPITETPIFRLGRALFGGILAFNALENLRNLEERIAYAEAKNSPKPGLSVPTISAGLLVGGLGVALWRVPAAAAAAVAGFLLGVTPVMHDFWNVDDPEQRQQELIHFLKNMALFGAALAFLKIGQQSA from the coding sequence ATGCGAGTACGATCGGAGTCGACCGCACGCCAGAATCGCTCGAGCGACGAATCCGCCGACTCGAGTTCGACAGCGCCGATCACCGAGACACCGATCTTCCGTCTCGGGAGAGCACTCTTCGGCGGCATTCTCGCCTTCAACGCGCTCGAGAACCTGCGGAATCTCGAGGAACGAATCGCCTACGCCGAGGCGAAGAACTCCCCCAAGCCGGGCCTCTCGGTCCCGACGATCAGTGCGGGCTTACTCGTCGGTGGCCTCGGCGTCGCACTCTGGCGCGTGCCCGCGGCGGCCGCCGCAGCGGTCGCGGGCTTTCTGCTCGGCGTGACGCCGGTGATGCACGACTTCTGGAACGTCGACGACCCCGAGCAGCGACAACAGGAGTTGATCCACTTTCTGAAGAATATGGCGCTGTTCGGTGCCGCGCTCGCGTTCCTCAAAATCGGCCAGCAATCGGCGTGA
- the nucS gene encoding endonuclease NucS, whose product MTLEQPSLEGARDAVVAGIDRDALVTIFGRCTVEYDGRASSTLEAGDRHVMLKPDGTTLVHTDEGQQPVNWQPPGCEHEVYCEDTEETTSEPALVLESQRSTPEEHLLVQFERVLQVSTFSGTDETDLTLSGTEADLRTRILENPDLLEPGFTPLATERATPAGAIDIYGEDTAGRTVVVELKRRRVGPDAVGQLRRYVDALERDLHADASLRGILVAPSVTDRASRLLGEHGLEFVSLEPPGDSQ is encoded by the coding sequence ATTACCCTCGAGCAGCCCTCGCTCGAGGGGGCCCGCGATGCCGTGGTCGCCGGAATCGACCGAGACGCCCTCGTGACGATCTTCGGACGCTGTACGGTCGAGTACGACGGCCGCGCCTCGAGTACGCTCGAGGCGGGCGACAGACACGTCATGCTCAAACCGGATGGGACGACGCTCGTCCACACCGACGAGGGCCAACAGCCCGTCAACTGGCAGCCCCCGGGCTGTGAGCACGAGGTGTACTGCGAGGATACCGAGGAGACGACGAGCGAGCCGGCGCTCGTCCTCGAGAGCCAGCGCTCGACACCCGAGGAGCACCTCCTCGTGCAGTTCGAGCGCGTGTTGCAGGTGTCGACGTTTTCCGGAACCGACGAAACCGACCTCACACTTTCGGGGACCGAAGCGGACCTTCGCACGCGCATTCTCGAGAATCCCGACCTGCTCGAGCCCGGATTCACGCCGCTGGCAACCGAACGAGCGACGCCGGCGGGTGCGATCGACATCTACGGCGAGGATACGGCCGGACGGACGGTCGTCGTCGAACTCAAACGCCGCCGCGTCGGCCCCGACGCCGTCGGTCAACTCCGGCGGTACGTCGACGCCCTCGAGCGCGACCTCCACGCCGACGCGTCGCTACGGGGGATTCTGGTCGCCCCCTCCGTCACGGACCGGGCCAGCCGACTTCTGGGCGAACACGGCCTCGAGTTCGTCTCGCTCGAGCCACCCGGTGACTCGCAGTAG
- a CDS encoding beta-CASP ribonuclease aCPSF1: protein MSTVEQQLDDLQAEITSELPADISVSSVKYEGPELVVYTRDPKKFAQKGDLIRKLASKLRKRITVRPDPSVLSRPEEAREEIMDVIPEEAGVTDLDFHADTGEVVIEAEKPGMVIGRHGSTLRDITKNVGWTPEVVRTPPIESSTVSNVRSFLKQERDERRDILETVGRQIHREEMSDDEYVRITTLGCCREVGRASFILSTPETRILVDCGDKPGAEGEVPYLHAPEAFGAGPQTIDAVVLTHAHLDHSALIPLLFKYGYDGPIYCTEPTRDLMGLLTLDYLDVAAKEGRTPPYESEQVREAIKHCIPLEYGDVTDIAPDVKLTFHNAGHILGSAVSHFHIGDGLYNVAFSGDIHYEDTRLFNGATNDFPRVETLVLESTYGGRNDYQTDQQDSEETLKEVITETYERGGKVVIPAFAVGRSQEIMLVLEQAMRSGDIPRMPVHLDGMIWEATAIHTTYPEYLRDDLRDRIFHDDENPFLAEEFNHIDAGEEERQEVADGEPCIVLSTSGMVTGGPIMSWLGHIGPDPDSTLIFVGYQAQGTLGRRIQNGWDEIPTSEVGAMGGGNGRGTLSLNMNVETVDGFSGHADRAGLENFVKTMNPRPEKVLCVHGDERSTQDLSSALYHDYNMRTFAPKNLETFRFL from the coding sequence ATGAGTACTGTAGAGCAGCAACTCGACGATTTGCAAGCAGAGATCACGAGCGAGTTACCGGCCGACATCTCGGTCTCCTCGGTGAAATACGAAGGCCCCGAACTGGTGGTCTACACGCGTGACCCGAAGAAGTTCGCCCAGAAGGGCGACCTCATTCGAAAACTCGCGAGTAAGCTTCGAAAGCGGATCACCGTTCGCCCCGACCCGAGCGTGCTCTCGCGGCCCGAAGAGGCCCGCGAAGAGATCATGGACGTCATTCCGGAAGAAGCCGGCGTCACCGATCTCGATTTTCACGCAGATACCGGTGAGGTCGTCATCGAAGCCGAAAAGCCGGGCATGGTGATCGGCCGCCACGGCTCGACGCTCCGCGATATCACCAAGAACGTCGGCTGGACGCCCGAAGTCGTTCGCACCCCACCGATCGAATCCTCCACGGTGTCGAACGTCCGGAGCTTCCTCAAGCAAGAACGCGACGAGCGACGGGACATCCTCGAGACGGTCGGCCGACAGATCCACCGCGAGGAGATGTCCGACGACGAGTACGTCCGTATCACGACGCTCGGGTGCTGTCGCGAGGTCGGACGCGCCTCGTTCATCCTCTCGACACCCGAAACGCGGATTCTCGTCGACTGTGGTGACAAACCCGGTGCGGAGGGTGAGGTTCCCTACCTCCACGCACCGGAGGCCTTCGGCGCTGGTCCACAGACAATCGACGCCGTCGTCCTCACGCACGCCCACCTCGACCACTCCGCGCTCATCCCCCTCCTGTTCAAATACGGCTACGACGGCCCGATATACTGTACCGAGCCAACGCGAGACCTGATGGGGCTGCTCACGCTCGACTATCTCGACGTCGCCGCCAAGGAAGGACGCACGCCCCCATACGAAAGCGAACAGGTTCGTGAAGCGATCAAACACTGTATTCCACTCGAGTACGGCGACGTCACGGACATCGCGCCCGACGTCAAACTCACCTTCCACAACGCGGGGCACATCCTCGGCTCGGCTGTCAGCCACTTCCACATCGGAGACGGCCTCTACAACGTCGCGTTTTCCGGGGACATTCACTACGAGGACACCCGCCTGTTCAACGGGGCGACCAACGACTTCCCGCGCGTCGAGACGCTCGTCTTAGAGTCGACGTACGGTGGTCGGAACGATTACCAGACCGACCAACAAGACTCCGAGGAAACGCTCAAAGAAGTCATCACGGAGACCTATGAGCGTGGCGGCAAGGTCGTGATCCCCGCATTCGCAGTCGGTCGCTCTCAGGAGATCATGCTCGTCTTAGAACAGGCGATGCGCAGCGGCGACATCCCCCGGATGCCAGTCCACCTCGACGGGATGATCTGGGAGGCGACGGCCATCCATACGACCTATCCCGAGTACCTGCGCGACGACCTCCGAGATCGGATCTTCCACGACGACGAGAATCCGTTCCTCGCCGAGGAGTTCAACCATATCGACGCCGGCGAGGAGGAGCGTCAGGAGGTCGCTGACGGCGAACCCTGCATCGTCCTCTCGACGTCGGGGATGGTCACCGGCGGTCCCATCATGTCCTGGCTCGGCCACATCGGTCCGGATCCGGATTCGACGCTGATCTTCGTCGGCTACCAGGCACAGGGAACTCTCGGTCGGCGCATCCAGAACGGCTGGGACGAGATTCCGACCAGCGAAGTCGGCGCGATGGGTGGCGGCAACGGCCGTGGCACCCTCTCGCTGAACATGAACGTCGAAACCGTCGACGGCTTCTCCGGCCACGCCGACCGTGCCGGCCTCGAGAACTTCGTCAAGACGATGAACCCGCGCCCGGAGAAAGTCCTCTGTGTTCACGGCGACGAACGCTCGACGCAAGACCTCTCGAGTGCGCTCTATCACGACTACAATATGCGGACGTTCGCACCGAAGAACCTCGAGACGTTCCGGTTCCTGTAA
- a CDS encoding EamA family transporter has product MTSIWFGYALVTATVYAGIALLSKVVSGTEIDDPILLTVYTCVPFYAVYVLGGAALEWSALTGGERSVTSVLLSASVLAALAFGVVSTVAYGVYYWGLVNGDVSRFVPALAMEIIFVLILGYVLLGEAFPPGVYGGVGLVVFGALAISYEHGEGSVLERLRLPTVAIAAGAAVAFAVLNTGMKALTDSFGTVELLFWISLGGLLSVVAIAPLHAGSRLRADDSEGSHWRLTNGTQLLLVGGLLNAVALFTFLRALEHGPVSLATAITKLDVLLVFVGALTLSKLAPALLTEQFDPFTLVQKASASVIILAGTILIQLSYG; this is encoded by the coding sequence GTGACATCGATCTGGTTCGGCTACGCGCTGGTGACTGCCACCGTCTACGCAGGGATCGCCCTGCTCTCGAAAGTCGTCAGCGGTACGGAAATCGACGATCCGATTCTGTTGACCGTCTACACCTGCGTCCCCTTCTATGCGGTCTACGTTCTCGGCGGGGCCGCCCTCGAATGGTCGGCGCTTACGGGCGGTGAGCGCAGCGTGACGTCGGTCCTGCTATCGGCGTCGGTACTGGCGGCGCTCGCTTTCGGCGTCGTCTCGACGGTAGCCTACGGCGTCTACTACTGGGGACTGGTCAACGGGGACGTCTCGCGGTTCGTGCCGGCGCTGGCGATGGAAATCATCTTCGTGTTGATCCTCGGCTACGTGTTGCTCGGTGAGGCGTTTCCGCCGGGCGTCTACGGCGGGGTCGGCCTCGTCGTCTTCGGCGCGCTCGCAATTTCCTACGAACACGGCGAGGGGTCCGTCCTCGAGCGACTGCGCCTTCCGACGGTTGCCATCGCCGCCGGGGCCGCAGTTGCCTTCGCGGTACTCAACACGGGCATGAAGGCGTTAACCGACAGCTTCGGAACCGTCGAACTCCTCTTCTGGATTAGCCTCGGCGGCCTGCTGTCGGTCGTCGCGATCGCACCGCTCCACGCCGGCTCACGGCTCCGGGCTGACGATTCCGAGGGCAGTCACTGGCGACTGACGAACGGCACCCAACTGCTGCTCGTCGGGGGTCTGTTGAACGCTGTCGCGCTCTTTACGTTTCTGCGAGCGCTCGAGCACGGCCCCGTCTCGCTGGCGACGGCGATCACCAAACTCGACGTGCTGCTGGTCTTCGTCGGCGCGCTGACGCTGTCGAAGCTCGCACCGGCGCTCCTGACGGAGCAGTTCGATCCGTTCACGCTGGTGCAGAAGGCGTCGGCGTCGGTGATCATCCTCGCCGGGACGATACTGATTCAGCTCAGCTACGGTTGA
- a CDS encoding ABC transporter permease: protein MHRETVETVAFRAGYVALFALMVTPLLVVIATSFSDGARIAFPPENLSLVWYGEFFNRINWLEAFTNSILVGVGTAVLATALGVLGAFGQEFDDGLLGTVVAPLVLVPLLIPPVVLGITLLIYFNEVGLRGSYASIILAHTLWATPLVYFVMRSVFSRFDWQQLDAAHDLGAGPVQSFVHVVLPNVKHGVFVGALLAFIISLQEFVMALFLSTSSTETIPVLAWTELRQAMDPMVSVVSTFLILISLGALSLAVIATNLEWVSKQLS, encoded by the coding sequence TTGCATAGAGAAACCGTCGAAACCGTCGCGTTCCGCGCCGGCTACGTGGCGCTGTTCGCGCTCATGGTCACGCCGCTGTTAGTCGTCATCGCAACCTCGTTCTCGGACGGTGCCCGAATCGCGTTCCCGCCCGAGAACCTCTCGCTGGTCTGGTACGGCGAGTTCTTCAACAGGATCAACTGGCTCGAGGCCTTTACCAACAGCATCCTCGTCGGGGTCGGCACCGCGGTGCTCGCGACCGCGCTGGGCGTCCTCGGAGCGTTCGGCCAGGAGTTCGACGACGGCCTGTTAGGGACTGTTGTTGCACCGCTGGTTCTCGTGCCGTTGTTGATCCCTCCCGTCGTCCTCGGCATCACACTCTTGATCTACTTCAACGAAGTCGGCCTTCGGGGCTCGTACGCGAGTATCATCCTCGCACATACCCTCTGGGCGACGCCGCTGGTCTACTTCGTGATGCGGTCGGTGTTCAGCCGTTTCGACTGGCAACAGTTAGACGCCGCTCACGACCTCGGTGCCGGCCCCGTCCAATCGTTCGTCCACGTCGTGCTCCCGAACGTGAAACACGGCGTCTTCGTCGGTGCCCTGCTCGCGTTCATCATCAGCCTTCAGGAGTTCGTGATGGCGCTGTTCCTCTCGACATCCAGCACCGAGACGATCCCCGTTCTGGCCTGGACCGAACTCCGGCAGGCGATGGATCCGATGGTGAGCGTCGTCTCGACGTTCCTCATCCTCATCTCGCTCGGTGCGCTTTCCCTCGCGGTGATCGCGACGAACCTCGAGTGGGTTTCGAAGCAACTCTCCTGA